Proteins encoded together in one Manis pentadactyla isolate mManPen7 chromosome 6, mManPen7.hap1, whole genome shotgun sequence window:
- the LOC118929818 gene encoding gamma-crystallin C: MGKITFYEDRGFQGRCYECSSDCPNLQPYFSRCNSIRVDSGCWMLYERPSYQGHQYFVRRGDYPDYQQWMGLSDSVRSCRLIPQTGSHRLRLYEREDHKGLMMELSEDCSCIQDRFHLSEVRSLHVLEGCWVLYELPNYQGRQYLLRPQEYRRYHDWGAVDAKAGSLRRVVDLY; encoded by the exons ATGGGGAAG ATCACCTTCTACGAGGACCGTGGCTTCCAGGGCCGCTGCTACGAGTGCAGCAGCGACTGCCCCAACCTGCAGCCCTACTTCAGCCGCTGCAACTCCATCCGCGTGGACAGTGGCTGCTGGATGCTCTATGAGCGGCCCAGCTACCAGGGCCACCAGTACTTCGTGCGGCGCGGCGACTACCCCGACTACCAGCAGTGGATGGGCCTCAGTGACTCGGTCCGCTCCTGCCGCCTCATCCCCCAG ACAGGCTCCCACAGGCTGCGGCTGTATGAGAGAGAGGATCACAAAGGCCTCATGATGGAGCTGAGCGAGGACTGCTCCTGCATCCAGGACCGCTTCCACCTGAGTGAGGTCCGCTCCCTCCATGTGCTGGAGGGCTGCTGGGTCCTCTACGAGCTGCCCAACTACCAGGGGCGTCAGTACCTGCTGAGGCCCCAAGAGTACAGGCGGTACCACGACTGGGGGGCCGTGGATGCTAAGGCAGGCTCTTTGCGCAGGGTGGTGGATTTATACTAA